In one Mycobacteroides chelonae genomic region, the following are encoded:
- a CDS encoding nucleotidyl transferase AbiEii/AbiGii toxin family protein codes for MTGTASVQIACTAVADDNGMRALRDVAAVTADIEYRVIGGHMVRLLRHVYNVSGIPRLTSDADTGIDVNVASTGNLHDRLTALGYTAECGNRYERGEQAVDLLVPTAAKPGKRIIGERAFDGAPGLRLALALPPIEVAVTARLTDGDTVEFEIPVPDVEAAFVLKMLARTVRDSERDLQDIETLLEIVASQPDYHASPWRLGDPKITKAGERGDAARVAAQMISSPPTRVPARVRALLRRHVAIVSR; via the coding sequence GTGACCGGAACAGCATCGGTGCAAATCGCCTGCACTGCGGTGGCCGACGACAACGGAATGCGTGCACTGCGTGACGTGGCCGCAGTCACTGCCGACATCGAGTACCGCGTCATCGGCGGTCACATGGTGCGACTGCTGCGGCACGTCTACAACGTGTCGGGCATACCGCGACTGACCTCCGACGCAGACACCGGGATCGACGTCAACGTGGCGTCCACCGGGAACCTCCACGATCGACTCACCGCACTGGGGTACACCGCTGAGTGCGGCAACCGCTACGAGCGGGGTGAGCAAGCGGTCGACCTCTTAGTTCCCACCGCAGCCAAACCAGGCAAGCGGATCATCGGCGAACGAGCCTTCGACGGAGCGCCAGGGCTGCGGTTGGCGCTCGCCCTACCGCCGATCGAAGTCGCCGTCACAGCCCGACTCACCGACGGCGACACGGTTGAGTTCGAAATTCCGGTTCCCGACGTCGAGGCAGCATTCGTGTTGAAGATGCTGGCACGTACCGTTCGCGACTCCGAACGTGACCTCCAGGATATCGAGACACTACTGGAGATCGTCGCGTCACAACCCGATTACCACGCTTCGCCGTGGCGCCTGGGCGACCCCAAGATCACAAAGGCCGGCGAGCGCGGCGACGCTGCGCGTGTGGCAGCGCAGATGATCTCCAGTCCGCCGACGAGGGTGCCGGCCAGAGTGCGGGCGCTGCTCCGGCGCCATGTCGCCATCGTGTCGCGATGA
- a CDS encoding CBASS cGAMP-activated phospholipase — MDVVPATPANLDNGTSSPGPGEFAAQVYPAAEREAAGPRPERFQVLALDGGGAKALFTAHVLARLEQDLGVRITDSFDLIAGTSAGGIVALGLGAGLTPKEIVSHYEELVEKVFPASRRRGWRRPRQLRSPIYDAEALRQALTGVLGARLLGDSTKRLVIPAWDVQRGAVHIFKTPHHTRLTRDWRIPMVDVALATSAAPLYFPAAYVDGHRLIDGGVWANNPAVVAIAEAVSMLGVPLDAITVLNVGTIDQLTDHPKRLDRGGLLHWARPIAPLILNASSRGGQGLAEHLIGKSNYTRFDALVPGGLYALDSADPKDVAGLAASVSRELSPSYTAKFADHQAPAYTPVNGRRHRDDPGSISHTEAPNATR; from the coding sequence ATGGATGTAGTTCCCGCGACGCCTGCCAACCTTGATAATGGTACGTCCTCGCCGGGACCTGGCGAATTCGCCGCGCAGGTCTATCCAGCAGCCGAGCGCGAGGCGGCTGGCCCGCGCCCCGAGCGCTTCCAGGTCCTCGCTCTCGATGGAGGGGGCGCCAAGGCGTTGTTCACTGCGCATGTGCTTGCACGTCTGGAGCAGGATCTGGGCGTTAGGATCACCGATTCCTTCGACCTCATTGCTGGCACGTCGGCGGGCGGCATCGTCGCACTGGGTCTCGGTGCGGGCCTCACGCCGAAGGAGATTGTCTCCCACTACGAAGAACTGGTCGAGAAAGTCTTTCCGGCGTCGAGGCGGCGAGGATGGCGCCGACCACGGCAGCTGAGATCGCCCATCTATGACGCAGAGGCGCTGCGGCAAGCGTTGACCGGCGTCCTCGGAGCCCGACTCCTTGGCGACAGCACGAAGCGACTCGTCATTCCCGCGTGGGATGTACAACGCGGGGCCGTGCACATCTTCAAGACTCCGCACCACACACGGCTGACCCGCGACTGGCGCATACCGATGGTGGACGTTGCACTGGCGACCTCGGCGGCGCCGCTGTACTTCCCCGCGGCGTACGTCGACGGACACAGGCTCATTGACGGCGGAGTATGGGCCAACAACCCGGCTGTCGTCGCGATCGCCGAGGCCGTCAGCATGCTCGGTGTTCCTCTCGACGCGATTACCGTCCTCAACGTCGGCACCATTGATCAGCTGACCGATCACCCCAAGCGCTTGGACCGCGGCGGACTCTTACACTGGGCAAGACCGATTGCCCCGCTGATCCTTAACGCCAGCAGCCGTGGCGGACAGGGCCTCGCCGAACACTTGATCGGCAAATCCAACTACACGCGCTTCGACGCTCTAGTGCCCGGCGGCCTCTACGCACTGGACTCGGCGGACCCAAAGGACGTGGCCGGCCTCGCTGCCTCAGTCAGCCGAGAACTCAGCCCTAGCTACACCGCGAAATTCGCTGACCACCAGGCGCCCGCATACACACCGGTGAACGGACGCCGACACCGCGACGATCCGGGCAGCATTTCACACACGGAGGCCCCCAATGCAACTCGCTGA
- a CDS encoding SMODS domain-containing nucleotidyltransferase, which produces MQLADHFNVLLKDTVNLSQFKLDLLNQRVEAIYKALKADVEIGALITGKTPQGSWAHRTIINPVGDNEFDADFMLDMSQNPDWADNPKTYIDEVYAALHRHSTYGTMPHSRKCRCARLVYANSMHVDIVPHLNLADGREVIVNRDDNEWELTNPQGFTDWMKKQDSIASGNLRKVIRLMKYLRDHKNSFTGTRSVLLTTMLGEQVTDLRKLLDPSYYSNVPTTLLHVVQDLDTWLQANPIKPSIADPSGSGVTFDHRWGPDPESAQATYSYFRDRIHVHAADIEAAYEEKDKDRSVQLWQNIFGDGFKAPATTTASAKFPAATSAADSTVGRSGRAG; this is translated from the coding sequence ATGCAACTCGCTGACCACTTCAACGTCTTGCTGAAAGACACGGTCAATCTCAGCCAGTTCAAACTGGACCTACTCAACCAGCGCGTCGAAGCCATCTACAAGGCACTCAAAGCCGACGTCGAAATCGGTGCGCTGATCACCGGCAAGACGCCGCAAGGCTCCTGGGCACACCGCACGATCATCAACCCCGTCGGTGACAACGAGTTCGACGCCGACTTCATGCTCGACATGAGCCAGAACCCGGACTGGGCCGACAACCCCAAGACCTACATCGATGAGGTCTACGCAGCCCTGCATCGGCACAGCACCTACGGCACCATGCCGCACTCACGTAAGTGCCGCTGCGCGCGGCTCGTCTACGCCAACTCCATGCACGTCGACATCGTCCCTCACCTCAACCTGGCCGACGGTCGAGAGGTCATCGTCAACCGCGACGACAACGAGTGGGAGCTGACGAACCCGCAGGGTTTCACCGATTGGATGAAGAAACAGGACTCTATCGCCAGCGGGAACTTACGCAAAGTGATCAGACTCATGAAATACCTTCGTGATCACAAGAATTCGTTCACCGGCACACGTTCAGTCCTGCTGACCACCATGCTGGGGGAGCAGGTAACAGACTTGCGCAAGCTCCTGGACCCGAGTTACTACAGCAACGTCCCCACAACTCTTCTTCATGTCGTGCAAGACCTCGACACCTGGTTGCAAGCGAACCCGATCAAGCCCTCCATCGCCGACCCGTCCGGTTCCGGCGTGACGTTCGACCACCGGTGGGGACCAGACCCCGAGAGCGCTCAGGCGACCTACAGCTACTTCCGTGACCGAATCCACGTGCATGCCGCCGACATCGAAGCGGCCTACGAGGAGAAAGACAAAGACCGCAGTGTCCAGCTGTGGCAGAACATCTTCGGCGACGGATTCAAGGCGCCGGCCACAACAACCGCTAGCGCGAAGTTTCCAGCAGCCACCTCTGCCGCGGACTCAACAGTGGGGCGCTCTGGTCGGGCAGGGTGA
- a CDS encoding ThiF family adenylyltransferase translates to MTRRHQPTLTGWQKHLLAELKALAQQRPNEIQVRGRPTLDASGEASLRISLRTAAIPHHPGGLQLQETEEFILQLRPSSYSLPAIDVDHTRFLGYPHVLAGQRLCIYLDPSREWQPTLGVAGLLTRLWDWLVDAAAGNFDAATAMYHAVGGVPHQAHDTPTIVTREPGPAKRHQTAHLIARSTHRYDLTYSPGAAGHRVPVITLATALPFGAASTFALLLALLDDPYLDRLEGRAPRIAPQSPAFLTALLASALRNHHDAEQYFVLAVPHPAGGPPHLLGGRLPTPTANALREVAQQRGVGVVLDPAKINTEIPIEWCRMSDERPEVTTRRDDGRPVNGFQRKTVHIWGCGGLGSWIAEFIARAGASEITVCDPGIVTGGLLVRQNYVEDDIGRSKAEALAGRLRAIRDDLTVTVAEGHLPEDHTSCLAADLIIDATVNNGITSCLDALATAPTRKALIAQVATDARSGTLGLAVLCAASATATVSSIDQDAGRTIQGDSGLELYHTLWQEPSDDELIPTRGCSVPTFHGSAADLVAVAATLVNLIGSHLQQPDSAVSGTHLIALPHAASGPRHHFLPGVTHPMDHTAGTE, encoded by the coding sequence GTGACCAGACGCCACCAGCCCACGCTGACGGGCTGGCAGAAGCATCTCCTCGCCGAACTCAAAGCGCTAGCGCAACAACGTCCCAACGAAATCCAGGTCCGAGGAAGACCCACGCTCGACGCTAGCGGCGAGGCGTCGCTCCGCATCTCGCTACGCACGGCCGCCATCCCGCATCATCCGGGTGGCCTGCAACTTCAAGAGACCGAGGAGTTCATCCTTCAGCTTCGCCCCTCTTCGTACTCGCTACCGGCTATCGACGTTGATCACACTCGGTTTCTCGGCTACCCCCATGTGCTCGCGGGTCAACGACTATGCATCTATTTGGATCCTTCACGGGAATGGCAGCCGACGCTTGGTGTGGCCGGCCTACTCACCCGCCTTTGGGACTGGCTCGTCGACGCGGCCGCCGGAAACTTCGACGCCGCCACCGCCATGTACCACGCTGTTGGCGGAGTGCCGCATCAGGCACATGACACACCGACGATCGTTACCCGAGAACCCGGACCGGCGAAGCGCCACCAAACGGCTCACCTGATCGCCCGGTCAACGCACCGATACGACCTGACGTACTCGCCTGGAGCTGCCGGGCATCGCGTACCGGTAATTACCCTGGCCACCGCGCTGCCGTTCGGTGCCGCATCCACATTCGCGCTACTGCTTGCTCTCCTGGACGACCCCTACCTTGACCGCCTCGAAGGACGGGCTCCCCGGATCGCACCGCAATCGCCGGCGTTCCTCACCGCCCTCCTGGCGAGTGCGTTACGAAATCACCACGACGCCGAGCAATACTTCGTCCTCGCCGTGCCGCACCCCGCTGGAGGCCCACCCCACCTCTTGGGCGGACGGCTCCCCACCCCAACGGCGAATGCGCTCCGCGAGGTCGCGCAGCAACGGGGTGTGGGGGTTGTTCTCGACCCCGCGAAGATCAACACTGAAATCCCGATTGAGTGGTGCAGGATGTCCGACGAACGACCCGAAGTGACAACCCGCCGCGACGACGGCCGCCCCGTGAACGGATTTCAACGAAAGACTGTCCACATCTGGGGCTGCGGCGGGCTCGGATCATGGATCGCCGAATTCATCGCTCGCGCAGGAGCATCGGAGATCACCGTGTGCGACCCTGGCATCGTCACCGGCGGCTTGCTCGTCCGACAAAACTACGTCGAAGACGACATTGGCCGTTCCAAAGCCGAGGCACTCGCTGGACGGCTCCGCGCGATCCGTGATGACCTGACGGTCACCGTCGCAGAAGGGCACCTCCCAGAAGACCACACGTCATGCCTGGCAGCGGATCTCATCATCGACGCCACAGTGAACAACGGCATCACGAGCTGTCTCGATGCGTTGGCAACTGCGCCGACGCGAAAGGCATTGATCGCTCAGGTCGCCACAGACGCTCGCTCTGGCACGCTCGGCCTAGCCGTGCTGTGCGCCGCAAGCGCAACAGCGACAGTTTCCAGCATCGATCAAGACGCTGGCCGAACAATCCAGGGCGACAGCGGACTTGAGCTCTACCACACGCTGTGGCAAGAACCCAGCGATGACGAACTTATACCAACCAGGGGCTGCTCGGTCCCCACATTCCACGGCTCGGCAGCCGACCTCGTAGCGGTCGCAGCCACACTCGTCAACCTGATCGGAAGCCACCTCCAACAACCGGACTCCGCGGTTTCGGGCACACACCTCATCGCTCTGCCGCACGCGGCCAGCGGCCCCCGACACCACTTCCTCCCCGGTGTAACGCACCCCATGGATCACACAGCAGGGACAGAATGA
- a CDS encoding HD domain-containing protein yields MSVVLAQRARREAEARLAEQPRRLAHVRGVATTAERLSRRFDAQTADCLVAAGWLHDIGYAPSVRRTGFHPLDGAEFVRSAGFGELVASLVAFHTGAHAEAAERGLSGLSAFSDPPSNVLDALTFCDLTTGPDGAPISPRDRLRDVLARYGSEDPVHRAVDAGRDELLAAVRRVRDWL; encoded by the coding sequence GTGAGCGTAGTTTTGGCGCAGCGTGCACGGCGCGAGGCCGAGGCGCGGCTGGCTGAGCAGCCGCGGCGGTTGGCGCATGTCCGGGGGGTCGCGACGACTGCCGAGCGGTTGAGCCGGCGTTTCGATGCTCAAACGGCGGACTGTCTGGTCGCGGCGGGGTGGTTGCACGATATCGGTTACGCACCGTCGGTGCGCCGGACCGGTTTTCATCCCCTTGATGGAGCGGAGTTCGTGCGATCGGCGGGTTTCGGGGAGCTGGTCGCTTCCTTGGTGGCCTTTCATACCGGAGCGCACGCGGAGGCTGCCGAGCGGGGCTTGTCGGGTTTGTCCGCGTTCAGCGATCCGCCCAGCAATGTCCTTGATGCGTTGACTTTTTGCGATCTGACGACTGGACCTGACGGGGCGCCGATATCACCGCGAGATCGACTACGCGACGTGTTGGCGCGTTATGGATCCGAGGACCCGGTGCACCGGGCGGTCGACGCGGGCCGCGACGAATTGTTGGCGGCGGTCCGGCGAGTACGCGACTGGCTGTAG
- a CDS encoding NUDIX hydrolase has protein sequence MRTDYYNDPNAPAPNSVVPSASAIVTDEQGRILLIKRRDNTLWALPGGGHDIGETIADTAVREVKEETGLDVEVTGLVGVYTNPHHVVAFTDGEVRQQFSLLFATTVLGGTLAIDHESTDIAWTAPDDIAGLDMHPSMRLRVEHYLQRRDSPYLG, from the coding sequence ATGCGCACCGACTACTACAATGACCCCAACGCCCCGGCGCCCAACAGTGTCGTTCCGTCCGCCTCGGCCATCGTCACCGACGAACAAGGTCGTATTCTGCTGATCAAACGCCGCGACAACACCCTGTGGGCGTTACCCGGCGGCGGACACGACATCGGCGAAACCATCGCCGACACCGCCGTGCGGGAAGTCAAAGAAGAAACCGGGCTCGACGTCGAAGTCACGGGTCTGGTCGGTGTCTACACCAACCCCCACCACGTGGTCGCGTTCACCGATGGCGAAGTGCGCCAACAATTCTCGCTACTGTTCGCCACCACGGTGCTCGGCGGGACCCTCGCCATCGACCACGAAAGCACCGACATCGCCTGGACTGCCCCCGACGACATCGCTGGCCTGGATATGCATCCGTCGATGCGACTGCGCGTCGAGCACTACCTGCAACGCCGCGACAGCCCCTACCTCGGCTGA
- a CDS encoding FtsK/SpoIIIE domain-containing protein produces the protein MTSNNKNTTNSGSGDDDWFGELVMSLFTAAGYVLWWAVLFPAINVPIIASLVLAISHGPRVGLICAIVCSAGYAGWAWLQPGSFRAWVTEPVRRRWLTWSRYTRTWESTCTLHGLTATLGGRTLTPTLRTVTIGKTTDVLAVRIVTGQSVADWHKQSDALAAAWRADRISITATSPGELRITLMRADVLAEPIVLPMPAPATPVDLALVRVGITETRHWWQVPLLGHHVLIAGATGAGKGSVLWSLIAGIAPAVKTGLVRLCVIDPKGGMELGAGAPLFTVFTHDATDTTLELLRQLVTVMHARANRLRGHTRLHTPTTSEPLFVVVIDEIAALSAYVTDRKVRTEIEQLLGLLLSQGRAVGISVVAAVQDPAKDTLPLRQLFTVRIGLRLTEATQTTMVLGQGARDAGAECDRIPDATPGVGYMMVDGTAYAQRVRAFHVTDHDITALATRFRRPPSRPNKTHQPHNTDTGHTVGEGSGE, from the coding sequence ATGACATCGAACAATAAGAACACCACCAACAGTGGATCAGGCGATGACGACTGGTTCGGAGAACTGGTCATGTCGCTGTTCACCGCAGCCGGGTATGTGCTCTGGTGGGCGGTGCTGTTCCCGGCGATCAACGTGCCCATCATCGCCAGCCTCGTGCTTGCCATCAGCCACGGCCCACGCGTGGGCCTGATCTGCGCGATCGTGTGCAGTGCCGGGTATGCGGGCTGGGCCTGGCTCCAACCGGGGTCATTTCGCGCCTGGGTGACCGAACCGGTACGGCGGCGCTGGCTCACGTGGTCGCGCTACACCCGCACCTGGGAATCGACCTGCACCTTGCACGGCCTGACGGCCACACTCGGCGGCCGCACCCTCACTCCCACCCTGCGCACGGTGACAATCGGTAAAACCACCGATGTGCTGGCGGTGCGCATCGTCACCGGCCAGTCCGTGGCAGATTGGCATAAACAGTCCGACGCGCTGGCCGCCGCGTGGCGCGCCGACCGCATCAGCATCACCGCCACCTCGCCTGGCGAACTGCGCATCACTTTAATGCGGGCAGACGTGCTCGCTGAACCGATCGTCCTGCCCATGCCCGCCCCGGCAACCCCGGTGGACCTGGCGCTGGTGCGGGTCGGGATCACCGAAACGCGGCATTGGTGGCAAGTGCCGCTGCTCGGTCACCATGTGCTGATCGCCGGGGCAACCGGCGCAGGTAAAGGCTCAGTGCTGTGGTCGTTGATCGCCGGCATCGCCCCCGCGGTGAAGACCGGACTGGTGCGGTTATGTGTCATCGACCCCAAAGGTGGCATGGAACTCGGTGCCGGAGCACCCCTGTTCACCGTGTTCACCCACGACGCCACCGACACCACCCTGGAGCTGCTACGCCAGCTCGTCACGGTGATGCACGCCCGGGCGAATCGTCTGCGCGGCCACACCCGACTACACACTCCCACGACGTCGGAGCCGTTGTTCGTGGTAGTGATCGATGAAATCGCAGCACTGAGTGCGTATGTGACCGACCGCAAGGTCCGCACCGAAATCGAACAACTCCTGGGCCTCCTGCTCTCGCAAGGCCGCGCAGTCGGCATCAGCGTCGTCGCCGCGGTGCAAGACCCCGCCAAAGACACCCTGCCGTTAAGGCAGCTGTTCACGGTGCGGATCGGGTTGCGCCTGACTGAAGCCACCCAAACCACTATGGTCCTGGGACAGGGAGCACGCGATGCCGGCGCCGAATGTGACCGCATCCCCGACGCGACACCGGGTGTTGGCTACATGATGGTTGACGGCACCGCCTACGCCCAGCGGGTGCGGGCCTTCCACGTCACCGACCACGACATCACCGCGCTGGCCACTCGGTTCCGCCGACCCCCGAGCCGACCGAACAAGACCCACCAGCCACACAACACCGATACCGGGCACACCGTGGGTGAGGGCAGCGGTGAATAG
- a CDS encoding replication initiator gives MTSAQLALPGVPDTVDTTRVVEQMVRRAASMGYQSWWRRAESVGFCAHPIQLIGTDEYGRQRVVWTRCNNRRAHICPSCSDLYARDTWQLVHAGAAGGHHGMPTAVGDHPQVFLTLTAPSFGAVHTATTSGDKKAQVCRDQHRIGGYRRCPHGKQLWCSMSHDHGDERVGQPLCPECYDYAGHVLFAWHLPELWRRFTITMRRTLRKELKATGVDPDAVRVSFIKIVELQARAIPHIHALIRLDPQDDPDQTDWESPIGAVELATIIQHAARTVTLTIDDPTADTDARTMRFGTQIDTQPLAASAKPVKSAPPEPEPEPGSGSGRSMSGRLVARYLAKYVTKSLVDLGISARRLSTEAIPDLDVSEHVRTILTTISDLADKGLSGIGRWLHTLGFRGHITSKSRRYSTTMTVLREQRAIWTREERLKSTAYQYDPNCDFAGRDDLVAWEFERAGLGSLGDRSLVYSAALQRIHSRLIGLVEARRQAHNEQWDPLGASDG, from the coding sequence ATGACATCGGCGCAGCTTGCCCTGCCGGGTGTTCCGGATACAGTTGATACCACCCGAGTGGTCGAGCAGATGGTGCGCCGGGCCGCGTCGATGGGATACCAATCCTGGTGGCGACGAGCAGAATCCGTCGGATTCTGCGCTCACCCCATCCAGCTGATCGGTACCGATGAGTACGGGCGTCAGCGGGTGGTGTGGACGCGGTGCAACAACCGTCGCGCCCACATTTGCCCGTCGTGTTCAGATCTCTACGCCCGCGACACCTGGCAACTCGTGCACGCCGGCGCTGCGGGAGGCCACCACGGCATGCCCACCGCGGTGGGCGATCATCCGCAAGTTTTCCTCACCCTGACTGCCCCCAGCTTCGGGGCCGTCCACACCGCCACGACGTCGGGGGACAAGAAAGCGCAGGTATGCCGAGACCAGCACCGGATCGGCGGCTACCGCCGCTGCCCGCATGGAAAACAATTGTGGTGCAGCATGTCCCATGATCATGGCGACGAGCGGGTCGGTCAGCCGCTCTGTCCGGAGTGCTACGACTATGCCGGGCATGTCCTGTTCGCCTGGCATCTTCCCGAACTGTGGCGACGCTTCACCATCACCATGCGGCGCACCCTCCGCAAAGAACTGAAAGCCACCGGTGTGGATCCGGATGCGGTGCGGGTGAGCTTCATCAAAATCGTCGAACTGCAAGCCCGCGCCATCCCACACATCCACGCCCTGATCCGCCTGGACCCCCAAGACGACCCCGATCAGACCGATTGGGAATCACCCATCGGTGCAGTCGAACTCGCCACCATCATCCAACACGCCGCCCGCACCGTCACGCTCACCATCGACGATCCGACCGCTGATACCGATGCGCGGACGATGCGTTTCGGCACACAGATCGACACCCAACCCCTCGCCGCATCCGCAAAACCAGTGAAAAGTGCTCCACCAGAACCAGAACCAGAACCAGGGTCAGGCTCAGGACGGTCCATGTCTGGCCGGCTGGTGGCACGCTATCTCGCCAAGTATGTCACCAAATCCTTGGTAGACCTCGGAATCAGCGCGCGCCGCCTATCTACGGAAGCCATACCCGACCTGGACGTGTCAGAGCATGTGCGGACCATCCTGACCACCATCAGCGATCTCGCGGACAAAGGACTGTCCGGCATCGGGCGGTGGTTGCACACCCTCGGATTCCGCGGCCACATCACCAGCAAATCCCGCCGTTATTCCACTACCATGACCGTGCTGCGCGAACAGCGCGCCATTTGGACGCGTGAAGAACGCTTGAAAAGCACTGCATACCAATACGATCCCAACTGTGACTTCGCCGGTCGCGATGATCTGGTGGCGTGGGAGTTCGAACGTGCCGGCCTCGGCAGCCTCGGCGATCGCAGTCTCGTCTATTCCGCGGCCCTCCAACGCATCCACTCCCGCCTCATCGGACTGGTAGAAGCACGTCGCCAAGCCCACAACGAACAATGGGATCCGCTAGGGGCAAGCGATGGCTGA